Proteins encoded together in one Mycobacterium simiae window:
- a CDS encoding NAD(P)/FAD-dependent oxidoreductase, whose amino-acid sequence MSPQPEATVEPKRRHRVVIIGSGFGGLNAAKKLKHADVDIKLIARTTHHLFQPLLYQVATGIISEGEIAPPTRVVLRKQRNVQVLLGNVTHIDLANQRVHSELLGHSYETEYDSLIVAAGAGQSYFGNDHFAEFAPGMKSIDDALELRGRILSAFEQAERSSDPERRKKLLTFTVVGAGPTGVEMAGQIAELAEYTLKGAFRHIDSTKARVILLDAAPAVLPPMGEKLGERARTRLEKMGVEIQLGAMVTDVDRNGITVKDSDGTVRRIESACKVWSAGVQASRLGRDIAEQSPAELDRAGRVKVLPDLSVPGYPNVFVVGDMAAVEGVPGVAQGAIQGAKYVARTIKAELAGADATQREPFQYFDKGSMATVSRFSAVAKIGPLEFSGFIAWLMWLVLHLVYLIGFKTKITTLLSWTVTFLSTRRGQLTITDQQAFARTRLEQLAELAAEARDSSPTRAAS is encoded by the coding sequence ATGAGCCCGCAGCCAGAAGCCACAGTTGAACCCAAGCGACGGCACCGTGTCGTGATCATCGGATCGGGGTTTGGCGGGCTCAATGCGGCAAAGAAGCTCAAGCACGCCGACGTCGACATCAAGTTGATTGCGCGGACCACGCATCACTTGTTCCAGCCGTTGCTGTACCAGGTTGCCACTGGGATCATCTCCGAGGGCGAGATCGCCCCGCCGACCCGTGTCGTGCTGCGCAAACAGCGCAACGTTCAGGTGCTGCTCGGCAACGTCACCCATATCGATCTGGCCAATCAACGGGTGCATTCGGAGTTGCTCGGCCACAGCTACGAAACCGAGTACGACAGCTTGATCGTCGCCGCCGGCGCTGGGCAATCGTATTTCGGCAACGACCATTTCGCTGAGTTCGCGCCGGGTATGAAGTCCATCGATGACGCGCTCGAGCTGCGCGGCCGCATCCTGAGTGCCTTCGAACAAGCCGAGCGGTCGAGCGATCCCGAGCGACGCAAGAAGCTGCTGACCTTCACCGTGGTCGGTGCGGGCCCCACCGGCGTCGAAATGGCCGGGCAGATAGCCGAATTGGCTGAGTACACCCTGAAAGGTGCTTTCCGGCATATCGATTCGACCAAGGCGCGAGTGATCCTGCTGGACGCGGCTCCCGCGGTGCTGCCGCCGATGGGAGAAAAGCTGGGCGAGCGCGCCAGGACACGGCTGGAGAAGATGGGCGTGGAGATCCAGCTGGGCGCCATGGTCACGGATGTGGATCGCAACGGGATCACTGTCAAGGATTCCGACGGCACCGTCCGCCGCATCGAGTCCGCCTGCAAGGTCTGGTCAGCGGGTGTGCAAGCCAGCCGGCTGGGCCGCGACATCGCCGAGCAATCCCCGGCCGAGCTGGACCGGGCCGGCCGGGTCAAAGTGCTTCCCGACCTGTCGGTCCCGGGTTATCCGAACGTGTTTGTGGTGGGCGACATGGCGGCGGTTGAGGGTGTGCCCGGCGTTGCGCAGGGGGCGATTCAGGGCGCGAAGTACGTCGCGAGAACGATCAAGGCCGAGCTCGCCGGGGCGGACGCGACCCAGCGCGAGCCGTTCCAATACTTCGACAAGGGCTCGATGGCGACAGTGTCGCGGTTCTCCGCGGTCGCCAAGATTGGCCCGCTTGAGTTCAGTGGCTTCATCGCCTGGCTGATGTGGCTGGTGCTGCACCTGGTCTACCTGATCGGATTCAAGACCAAAATCACCACGCTGCTGTCCTGGACGGTGACGTTCCTGAGCACCCGGCGCGGCCAGCTCACCATCACCGACCAGCAAGCGTTCGCGCGAACTCGACTTGAGCAGCTGGCCGAATTAGCCGCCGAGGCCCGTGACTCCTCGCCGACCCGCGCGGCGAGCTAA
- a CDS encoding urease accessory protein UreD produces the protein MQSEVVLVASRHRSPRIECSGGIQARCTAPDTVHFVAAAATPLGGDTVSITVVVESGAVLKLRSAAGTLALPGPDTPTSRAHWDVEVSGMLDVDLEPTIVSADARHLSEVGVVLHDDGRLRFRERIQIGRCGERQGFWSGSLWADRDDRPLLRHRIELGAGSLADDSIAAPRATVSEFCYPAADFSDMPADSTVLRLAGGGTLSTWQADRLVG, from the coding sequence ATGCAGTCCGAGGTGGTCCTGGTCGCGTCTCGACACCGCTCCCCGCGCATCGAGTGCAGCGGAGGTATCCAAGCGCGATGCACCGCGCCGGACACGGTGCACTTCGTGGCCGCGGCTGCCACCCCGTTGGGCGGCGACACCGTCAGCATCACGGTGGTCGTCGAGTCGGGCGCGGTGTTGAAGCTGCGCAGCGCCGCCGGCACGCTGGCCTTACCCGGGCCCGACACGCCCACGTCGCGCGCCCACTGGGACGTCGAGGTGAGCGGAATGCTCGACGTCGACCTCGAGCCGACGATCGTATCCGCCGACGCCCGTCATCTATCCGAGGTGGGCGTGGTCCTGCACGACGACGGCCGGCTTCGCTTCCGTGAGCGCATTCAGATCGGCAGATGCGGTGAGCGCCAAGGCTTTTGGTCTGGATCGCTGTGGGCTGACCGCGATGATCGCCCGCTGCTGCGGCACCGCATCGAGTTGGGCGCCGGTTCGTTGGCCGATGACAGCATCGCGGCGCCCCGCGCCACTGTCAGCGAGTTCTGCTATCCGGCAGCGGATTTCTCTGATATGCCCGCCGATTCGACCGTGCTGAGGTTGGCAGGTGGCGGAACATTGAGTACCTGGCAGGCAGACCGACTGGTCGGTTAG
- the ureG gene encoding urease accessory protein UreG, translated as MPAHSHSHRTVDRPKRIRQPGEPLRIGVGGPVGSGKTALVAALCRQLRDELSLAVLTNDIYTTEDADFLRTHAVLPQDRIAAVQTGGCPHTAIRDDITANLDAIDDLISAHDPLDLILVESGGDNLTATFSSGLVDVQIFVIDVAGGDKVPRKGGPGVTYSDLLVVNKTDLAPLVGADLGVMARDAEAARGGRPTVLQSLTKDPAASEVVAWVRTQLAN; from the coding sequence ATGCCAGCACATTCCCACAGCCACCGCACCGTCGACCGGCCGAAGCGAATACGGCAACCGGGGGAGCCGCTGCGCATCGGCGTCGGCGGCCCGGTTGGCTCGGGGAAGACCGCTCTGGTGGCCGCGCTGTGCCGACAGCTGCGCGACGAGCTGTCGCTGGCGGTACTCACCAACGACATCTACACCACCGAGGACGCCGACTTCCTGCGCACACACGCCGTGCTGCCGCAGGATCGGATAGCGGCCGTGCAGACCGGTGGCTGTCCGCACACCGCGATCCGCGACGACATCACCGCGAACCTGGACGCGATCGACGATCTGATCAGCGCCCATGACCCCCTGGACCTCATCCTCGTCGAGTCCGGCGGCGACAACCTGACGGCAACCTTCTCCTCGGGTTTGGTGGACGTGCAGATCTTCGTTATCGACGTGGCGGGAGGCGATAAGGTGCCGCGCAAGGGCGGCCCGGGGGTGACTTACTCAGACCTGTTGGTAGTCAACAAAACCGACTTGGCCCCCCTGGTCGGAGCCGATTTGGGCGTGATGGCCCGTGACGCCGAGGCCGCGCGCGGTGGCCGGCCGACGGTTCTGCAGTCGTTGACGAAAGATCCAGCCGCATCCGAGGTAGTGGCGTGGGTTCGCACCCAACTGGCGAACTGA
- a CDS encoding isopenicillin N synthase family dioxygenase: MSALTSFDTVPEIDISGLATADSSARAVVAQQLGAAAHQVGFMYVSGSGVPDEVFDRMHSASQRFFGQSMDAKMSVYIGNSTNHRGYVPQGGEVFAGGTADKKEAYDCARHRPDRAGITALSGPNQWPALSGFAEAVTEYYEAVFMAGRAIMRAFALYLGESEDYFDRFLIDPPSQLRLIHYPVDEAATDSPGIGAHTDYECITLLKATQPGLEVLNGAGQWIDVPPRPGCFVVNIGDMLELWTNGLFVATTHRVRKVVSERYSYPLFFNVDYDTIVAPMPKLCDPGQPTRGPLKAGDHLFAQTAQSFVYLRDRIEAGELVLPASSLALSSFGHPTPQS; this comes from the coding sequence ATGTCCGCCTTAACGTCGTTCGATACGGTGCCCGAGATCGACATCTCCGGGCTGGCCACCGCGGATTCCTCGGCGAGAGCCGTTGTCGCGCAACAACTCGGCGCGGCCGCACATCAGGTGGGATTCATGTACGTCAGCGGCAGCGGCGTGCCGGACGAGGTCTTTGACCGCATGCACAGCGCGTCGCAACGCTTTTTCGGCCAGTCCATGGACGCGAAAATGTCGGTCTACATCGGCAACTCGACGAACCATCGCGGCTACGTGCCGCAAGGCGGCGAAGTGTTCGCCGGTGGAACCGCCGACAAGAAGGAAGCCTACGATTGCGCTCGCCACCGCCCCGACCGCGCCGGCATCACCGCCCTGAGCGGCCCTAATCAATGGCCGGCACTGTCCGGGTTCGCCGAGGCTGTCACTGAATACTACGAAGCGGTGTTCATGGCGGGCCGTGCGATCATGCGCGCGTTTGCGCTTTATTTGGGGGAATCAGAGGACTATTTCGACCGGTTCCTGATCGATCCGCCGAGCCAGCTGCGGCTGATCCACTATCCGGTCGACGAGGCAGCCACCGACAGTCCGGGTATCGGGGCGCACACCGACTACGAGTGCATCACCTTGTTGAAGGCGACCCAACCGGGGCTCGAGGTACTCAACGGCGCCGGACAGTGGATCGACGTGCCGCCCAGGCCGGGCTGTTTCGTGGTCAATATCGGCGACATGCTGGAGCTCTGGACTAACGGTCTATTCGTCGCCACTACGCACCGGGTGCGCAAGGTCGTCAGTGAAAGATACTCCTACCCACTGTTTTTCAATGTCGACTACGACACGATCGTCGCGCCGATGCCCAAACTCTGCGACCCTGGTCAGCCGACACGCGGCCCGCTGAAGGCCGGCGATCACCTGTTTGCGCAGACGGCGCAGAGTTTCGTCTACCTGCGAGACCGCATCGAAGCGGGTGAGCTTGTCCTGCCGGCGAGTTCGCTGGCCCTGTCGTCATTCGGCCACCCCACTCCACAATCTTGA
- a CDS encoding amino acid permease: METSIIEQEDVSESRALASFGYQQQLHRKMGRFASFAAGFSFISVLTAVFQLAGLGFSFGGPAYVWTWPVVLGGQLLVALCFAELAARYPLSGAIYQWASRLANPVFGWFAGWIMIIGQIVVMTSAAVALQVVLPEIWNGFQLVGGDPSPTSSSGAHNAILLAGILMALTTIVNIIGIKLMYIINNCGVISEITGAVAIIILLLVHSRRPGAVLATTGTVGHAGYFGALLCASFTAAYVLVGFDSASEMSEETHNARRIAPRTTLRALSAAGVLGFGIIVVTVLAAPSLSDGRLADEGPAYVVATVLSGATGKILLIMVAIAICVATLAIQTAGSRMLFSMARDRRTLFHAALSRVPRRTGTPATAATAIGLGAIAVLLLNLGPQAAFVAMESTCIIIIYLAYLMVTGAMLVTRLRGEAVFGADAVDDHGRRAFSMGRAGLWVNVVAVGYGAAMFVNLIWPRQAIYDPQGGHWYLQYFPLMFTAGTLVVGAVIYSAVHRSPTQVHGTQWAMVPAAE; encoded by the coding sequence ATGGAAACCAGCATTATTGAACAAGAGGATGTCAGCGAGAGCCGCGCTTTGGCCTCCTTCGGCTATCAGCAACAGCTGCACCGGAAGATGGGGCGATTCGCGTCCTTCGCGGCGGGCTTTTCCTTCATCTCCGTGCTGACCGCCGTGTTCCAGCTGGCGGGGCTCGGCTTCAGTTTCGGCGGGCCCGCCTACGTGTGGACGTGGCCGGTGGTACTGGGCGGACAGCTGCTGGTTGCGCTATGTTTCGCCGAACTCGCTGCCCGCTACCCCCTCTCGGGCGCGATCTATCAGTGGGCGAGCCGACTGGCCAACCCAGTCTTCGGCTGGTTCGCCGGGTGGATCATGATCATCGGCCAGATCGTCGTCATGACGAGCGCCGCCGTCGCCCTGCAAGTGGTGCTGCCGGAAATCTGGAATGGCTTCCAGCTGGTCGGCGGCGACCCGTCACCCACCTCCAGCTCCGGTGCCCACAACGCAATCCTGTTGGCGGGCATATTGATGGCGCTGACCACCATCGTCAACATCATCGGCATCAAGCTGATGTACATCATCAATAACTGCGGCGTCATATCGGAAATAACCGGTGCCGTGGCCATCATCATCCTGCTGCTCGTGCACAGCCGACGCCCGGGCGCGGTCCTGGCAACCACCGGCACCGTCGGCCACGCGGGATACTTCGGCGCATTGCTGTGCGCCTCGTTCACCGCCGCGTACGTGCTGGTGGGTTTTGACAGCGCCAGTGAGATGTCCGAAGAGACCCACAATGCCCGAAGGATCGCACCGCGAACCACATTACGCGCATTGTCGGCGGCCGGCGTCCTCGGCTTCGGGATCATTGTCGTGACCGTGCTGGCCGCGCCCAGCCTCAGCGACGGGAGGCTCGCCGACGAGGGACCAGCGTACGTGGTGGCGACCGTACTGTCCGGAGCGACCGGAAAGATCCTGCTGATCATGGTCGCGATTGCGATTTGCGTTGCGACATTGGCGATTCAGACGGCCGGATCCCGCATGCTGTTCTCGATGGCTCGCGACCGCCGCACCCTGTTTCATGCCGCGCTGTCCCGTGTTCCCCGTCGAACCGGCACCCCCGCAACCGCGGCCACCGCGATCGGCCTTGGCGCGATCGCGGTGTTGCTGCTCAACCTCGGGCCGCAAGCCGCGTTCGTGGCAATGGAATCGACGTGCATCATCATCATTTACTTGGCCTACCTGATGGTCACCGGCGCAATGTTGGTGACGCGACTGCGTGGTGAGGCGGTGTTCGGTGCCGACGCCGTCGACGACCACGGGCGACGTGCCTTCAGCATGGGGCGGGCCGGGTTGTGGGTCAACGTCGTGGCGGTGGGATACGGGGCCGCGATGTTCGTCAACCTGATCTGGCCGCGCCAAGCCATCTATGACCCCCAGGGGGGTCACTGGTATTTGCAATATTTCCCGTTGATGTTCACCGCCGGCACCCTCGTCGTCGGTGCGGTAATCTACAGCGCGGTGCACCGCAGCCCAACGCAAGTGCACGGCACGCAATGGGCGATGGTGCCCGCCGCCGAATGA
- a CDS encoding LacI family DNA-binding transcriptional regulator, which produces MARVADRSRVTIKDVARAANVSVTTVSDALSGNGRLTAKTRSRVRAAADKLGYRPSAAARSLVGARTGLLLMSVSAPGTEAASLWSIDFFVGLMTTAAIRSSTHGFALALSPESLPPNLSYDGVIVVDPTDDDESLLVQATRAGVPVVTVGRTTADHPWVDNDYPTAIPAVLDHLRASGARRPALLAGDPTASYVRDTVEHYTRWCQAHRCAARISYVDGGSTEESGRAAVQRLLSGRVRSDAVLATLDRLALGVTVAADELGLSIPDDILVAALGDSTMIQHLRVPITAVDLMPAQIATAAIDSLVARINGGDVSRQCIVPGRLLPRASSQR; this is translated from the coding sequence ATGGCCCGGGTAGCCGATCGCAGCCGGGTGACTATCAAGGACGTGGCGCGAGCTGCCAACGTGTCGGTCACGACGGTTTCCGATGCGCTGTCGGGCAATGGGCGGCTGACCGCCAAGACCCGCAGCCGGGTGCGTGCTGCGGCCGACAAACTGGGCTACCGACCCAGTGCCGCCGCCCGTAGCCTGGTGGGTGCACGTACCGGACTGCTGCTCATGTCGGTCAGCGCACCGGGAACCGAGGCCGCGTCGCTATGGAGCATCGACTTTTTTGTCGGCCTGATGACCACCGCGGCCATTCGATCGTCGACGCACGGATTTGCGTTGGCACTGTCACCAGAATCGTTGCCGCCCAACCTGTCCTACGACGGCGTGATTGTCGTCGACCCCACCGACGACGATGAGAGTCTGCTGGTGCAGGCCACCCGCGCCGGCGTCCCGGTGGTCACCGTAGGTCGAACGACGGCCGACCATCCCTGGGTCGACAACGACTACCCCACCGCTATCCCCGCCGTCCTGGACCATCTTCGCGCGTCCGGAGCGCGCAGACCCGCACTGCTGGCCGGCGATCCGACAGCGTCGTACGTCCGCGACACCGTTGAGCATTACACCCGGTGGTGCCAGGCGCATCGCTGTGCCGCCCGGATCTCCTATGTCGACGGCGGCAGCACCGAAGAGTCCGGGCGCGCGGCGGTCCAGCGGCTCCTGTCGGGTCGTGTCCGGTCCGACGCCGTGTTGGCCACCCTGGATCGGCTCGCGCTGGGCGTCACCGTGGCCGCCGACGAACTCGGCTTATCGATACCCGACGACATCCTGGTCGCCGCTTTGGGCGACAGCACGATGATCCAGCACTTGCGAGTACCGATCACCGCGGTGGACCTGATGCCCGCCCAGATCGCGACGGCCGCAATCGATTCGCTCGTCGCCCGGATCAACGGCGGGGATGTTTCACGGCAATGCATTGTGCCGGGGCGGCTGCTGCCGCGGGCAAGCTCACAGCGTTAG
- a CDS encoding carbon-nitrogen hydrolase family protein, with amino-acid sequence MTQAGSGGSGRLRVLLVQECPAARDVDANVERIRSLLGRHPDCEIAVFPELFVTGYQTDRPAELALGAEAAAVSAIRQACAECETAFVGGYLERGADERIYNSMLVVDAGGEIAGNYRKTHLFDVESAAFDAGDKLACIDVASRRLGPLICFDMEIAEVARTLAFQRPDVFVVIAANMAPFHDDHVVASRARALDNRTPLIYVNRVGSESGFDFTGGSRVVDPNGRVVAELGHGQRVATVDVVLRRDPPAEVDYLRHLRPELYWAHNGPC; translated from the coding sequence GTGACGCAGGCCGGCAGCGGCGGTTCGGGCCGGCTGCGCGTCCTGCTGGTACAGGAATGCCCGGCCGCACGCGACGTCGACGCCAACGTTGAGCGAATTAGGTCGCTGCTTGGCAGGCATCCGGATTGCGAGATCGCGGTATTCCCCGAACTATTCGTCACCGGGTATCAGACCGATCGTCCCGCGGAGTTGGCGCTGGGCGCCGAGGCGGCGGCGGTGTCAGCAATCCGGCAAGCATGTGCCGAATGTGAAACCGCGTTCGTCGGGGGTTATCTCGAGCGGGGCGCCGACGAACGGATCTACAACTCGATGTTAGTCGTCGACGCCGGGGGAGAGATCGCGGGAAACTATCGGAAGACCCACCTCTTCGACGTCGAGTCGGCCGCCTTCGACGCGGGCGACAAGTTAGCATGCATCGACGTAGCGTCTCGACGGCTTGGCCCACTGATCTGCTTCGACATGGAGATCGCCGAAGTGGCTCGCACCCTTGCGTTTCAACGCCCCGATGTCTTCGTCGTGATCGCCGCGAATATGGCGCCGTTCCACGATGATCACGTGGTGGCCTCGCGTGCACGCGCACTCGACAATCGCACTCCGCTGATATACGTGAACCGCGTCGGTAGCGAGTCGGGTTTCGATTTCACCGGTGGGTCACGAGTCGTCGACCCGAATGGTCGCGTGGTGGCCGAACTGGGCCACGGGCAGCGGGTTGCCACCGTCGACGTCGTGCTGCGCCGCGACCCGCCCGCCGAGGTCGACTACCTGCGGCATCTCCGCCCCGAGCTGTACTGGGCGCACAACGGGCCGTGCTAA
- a CDS encoding M24 family metallopeptidase produces the protein MYDWSAVDVDRLRSDRREAIADLMRRHELSHLLLTGFDHIRYATDYRMQIIAEAFDWFAAVVDRDGGTEIFAPWIDETHAAPVADLPWISKIHPTPSWSPMVGHPETWTASLLGALTGATRVGIELIDPAVLQRLKDALPAADFVPIGRELYDVRIRKTPEEIRLLEDASIVNSLGAEAGFKAAQPGMTDHDVLAAIMATLQASGPEFLSHSLCNHGRGDGGWFAEGTVLAEGDPYFFDIGLYGRCGYASDIARTGFVGGDTRAAIKSVYAKLLKAHEVAAEAAKPGVRVSCIDDAVNDYLRSEGLPTTPYAIGHGVGLRACELPTVYRGSLTDRDQVLVENSVIALEPETGLEVDGRYILLKLEDNYVVEHDGVRRLSPAGYGLDGL, from the coding sequence ATGTACGACTGGTCTGCCGTCGACGTCGATCGGTTGCGCAGCGATCGCCGCGAAGCGATCGCCGATCTGATGAGGCGGCACGAGCTATCGCACCTGCTGTTGACCGGGTTCGACCACATCCGCTACGCGACGGACTACCGCATGCAGATCATCGCGGAGGCGTTCGACTGGTTCGCCGCCGTCGTCGATCGGGACGGCGGGACCGAGATCTTTGCACCGTGGATCGACGAGACGCACGCGGCGCCGGTCGCGGACCTGCCCTGGATCAGCAAGATCCATCCGACACCTTCGTGGTCGCCGATGGTCGGGCATCCCGAGACGTGGACGGCAAGTTTGCTGGGCGCGTTGACCGGAGCCACCCGAGTGGGGATCGAGTTGATCGATCCCGCTGTGCTGCAACGCCTCAAAGACGCACTTCCCGCGGCGGACTTCGTCCCGATCGGGCGCGAGCTCTACGATGTCCGCATCCGTAAGACCCCCGAGGAGATCCGGCTGCTCGAAGATGCCAGCATCGTCAATTCGCTGGGCGCGGAGGCCGGCTTCAAGGCTGCCCAGCCCGGGATGACCGATCACGACGTGCTGGCGGCGATCATGGCGACGCTGCAGGCCAGCGGGCCGGAATTTTTGAGTCACTCCCTGTGTAACCACGGCCGTGGCGACGGCGGGTGGTTCGCCGAGGGCACCGTTCTCGCGGAAGGCGATCCGTACTTCTTCGACATCGGCCTCTACGGCCGGTGCGGCTACGCCTCGGACATCGCGCGGACCGGCTTCGTGGGCGGCGATACGCGCGCTGCGATCAAATCGGTCTACGCCAAGCTACTCAAGGCGCATGAGGTTGCCGCCGAGGCCGCCAAACCTGGTGTGCGCGTGTCGTGTATCGACGACGCGGTGAACGACTACCTGCGCTCCGAGGGCTTGCCCACCACTCCGTACGCGATCGGGCACGGCGTGGGTCTGCGCGCCTGTGAACTTCCGACGGTCTACCGCGGGTCGTTGACGGATCGCGATCAAGTCCTGGTCGAGAACAGCGTTATCGCCTTGGAGCCGGAGACAGGCCTCGAGGTGGACGGACGCTACATCCTGCTCAAGCTCGAGGACAACTACGTCGTCGAACACGACGGCGTGCGAAGGCTTTCGCCGGCGGGTTACGGACTCGACGGCCTGTGA
- a CDS encoding creatininase family protein — protein sequence MRWGECTSTQIGRLELEGCVGLVPVGATEQHGPHLPTDTDTRIAQAICDGAAARCAATMVLPPVSIGCSLGHGTAFPGTLSLFPEELARLLIRIAEWSARSGLRRLIFVNAHMGNVAALGMATDRLRFVRPDLKSTWLDWWTATPAITAEVMTDGADIHANRAETSLALHLFSELVDRTAMLDADDPDRTGALTFRYTAEVLSGNGVTGQPSRATASLGNTLFDAVVEAVVRKVLAGVSEEPPLTRPLHATHALRFEEAIDGHG from the coding sequence ATGAGATGGGGCGAATGCACGTCGACCCAGATTGGACGGCTCGAGCTGGAAGGCTGCGTCGGCCTGGTTCCGGTGGGTGCCACCGAACAGCACGGGCCGCACCTGCCAACCGACACCGATACGCGGATCGCGCAGGCGATATGCGATGGTGCCGCGGCCAGATGTGCTGCCACGATGGTGCTGCCCCCGGTCAGCATCGGATGCAGCCTGGGCCACGGCACGGCGTTCCCCGGCACCCTGTCACTGTTTCCCGAGGAGCTGGCCAGGCTGCTGATCCGGATCGCCGAGTGGTCGGCGCGCAGCGGCCTGCGGCGACTGATTTTCGTCAATGCCCACATGGGAAACGTTGCGGCACTGGGGATGGCAACCGACCGGCTACGATTCGTCCGGCCGGACCTCAAATCGACGTGGCTCGACTGGTGGACTGCTACCCCGGCGATCACCGCCGAGGTGATGACCGATGGGGCGGACATCCACGCCAATCGCGCAGAAACCTCGCTGGCGTTGCATCTGTTCTCGGAGCTGGTCGACCGGACGGCGATGCTCGATGCGGACGACCCAGACCGTACCGGCGCGTTGACCTTTCGCTACACCGCCGAGGTGCTGTCCGGCAACGGCGTCACCGGTCAGCCATCGCGGGCCACCGCGTCGCTGGGCAACACCCTGTTCGACGCCGTCGTGGAGGCGGTCGTCCGCAAGGTTTTGGCGGGAGTTTCCGAAGAGCCGCCGTTGACACGGCCGCTGCACGCCACGCACGCACTTCGATTCGAGGAGGCAATCGATGGACACGGTTAG
- a CDS encoding glutamate--ammonia ligase — MDTVSAVEPAHREIAESLARRGAKYALSSWIDVHGRPKTKVVPIERLPEMLAGSERFTPRGITGFGAMDPHEEESVALPDLATLRQLSWDKRFVWMAADLMLAGTTAHDQCPRNILKAQLDRARELGFDFKLGVETEVFVFDPARAGDGTDYLSPLARTGGLKPSPAYDAEATLDAAGFLDDFVTALQDSDFGVFSFDHEGGDGQYEFDFAYDDALRMADRITYFRLMIRQIAKRHGLAVTFMPKPYTQAWGSGHHYNMSLASSSTGKNAMRDAADPRGLGWSATTYRFIAGLMRHADALAAVVTPTVNSYKRLNPRLADGTASWAPAWSAYGVQNRSCMLRLPKNRPAIENRAVDSAANTYLAAAFLLAAGLDGLEHAMDPGDPVDVALIDTGPNPTLNAVRLPRNLLEATEAFARSELAGRVFPKRFVSEYVDMKYAEWDSYHSTVTDWERDRYLYSL; from the coding sequence ATGGACACGGTTAGCGCCGTTGAGCCCGCACACCGGGAGATCGCAGAGTCGCTGGCACGCCGGGGGGCGAAGTACGCCCTGAGCTCGTGGATCGATGTCCATGGCCGGCCGAAGACCAAGGTGGTGCCCATCGAACGGCTCCCCGAAATGCTGGCCGGGTCCGAAAGATTCACTCCCCGGGGCATCACCGGCTTCGGCGCAATGGACCCCCACGAAGAAGAATCAGTGGCGCTGCCAGACCTCGCAACGCTACGCCAGCTTTCCTGGGACAAGCGATTCGTATGGATGGCCGCCGATTTGATGCTGGCCGGCACCACGGCGCATGACCAGTGTCCGCGCAACATCCTAAAAGCTCAACTGGATCGAGCGCGGGAGCTGGGGTTCGACTTCAAGTTGGGTGTCGAGACAGAAGTCTTCGTATTCGACCCGGCGCGGGCCGGCGATGGGACCGACTACCTCTCCCCGCTCGCCCGGACCGGCGGGTTGAAGCCCAGCCCCGCCTACGACGCCGAAGCGACGCTGGATGCCGCGGGCTTTCTCGATGACTTCGTGACTGCTCTGCAAGACAGCGACTTCGGGGTGTTCAGCTTCGATCACGAAGGTGGTGACGGCCAATACGAGTTTGACTTCGCCTACGACGACGCGCTGCGGATGGCCGACCGAATTACCTACTTCCGTTTGATGATTCGACAAATCGCAAAGCGACATGGGCTGGCCGTGACCTTCATGCCCAAGCCATATACCCAGGCATGGGGTTCGGGCCACCACTACAACATGAGCCTTGCGTCGTCCAGCACCGGAAAGAACGCGATGCGCGATGCCGCCGACCCCCGCGGATTGGGTTGGAGCGCAACCACATACCGGTTTATCGCGGGTCTGATGCGCCACGCGGACGCGCTCGCGGCTGTCGTGACCCCCACGGTGAATTCCTATAAGAGACTGAATCCCCGCCTGGCCGACGGCACGGCATCGTGGGCACCGGCCTGGTCGGCGTACGGCGTACAAAACCGGTCGTGCATGCTGCGATTGCCGAAAAACCGTCCAGCGATCGAGAATCGCGCCGTGGATTCCGCGGCCAACACCTACCTGGCGGCCGCCTTTCTGCTGGCGGCCGGCCTCGACGGGCTGGAACATGCGATGGATCCCGGGGATCCGGTGGATGTGGCGTTGATTGACACCGGGCCGAATCCCACACTCAACGCGGTCCGGTTGCCGCGCAACCTACTTGAGGCGACGGAGGCATTCGCCCGTAGCGAGCTCGCCGGCCGCGTCTTCCCCAAGCGCTTCGTCTCCGAATACGTCGACATGAAATACGCGGAGTGGGACTCGTACCACAGCACCGTCACCGATTGGGAACGTGACCGCTATCTGTACTCGCTCTGA